The Culex quinquefasciatus strain JHB chromosome 2, VPISU_Cqui_1.0_pri_paternal, whole genome shotgun sequence genome contains the following window.
GTTTTTCATAAAGAAACAGAAAAAGGTGTAACTTCAGAGGTATTTTATGTCGTTCCTTGTTGTCCTTGTAAAGAATACCATAGTATGTACCTGTTAATGAGCGTTGCTCATAATTAACTCAGTTTTTGCCTGCCAGAATCAGGTAATTTtggaaatctttaaatttttaggaacatttttgggattttttatgatttctaaaatgttgttgagatttccaatcaaaaacactttgtcgaaagcaccaaaaacatTTCTTTAACAATCTACGCTTTCtataatcaaatttaaagaaaacgtctgaacaaactttcaaaaaaaaacagttttttaagcCTCTTAAAACccaacttttcatttttgacgAATTTGGACTTAAGCCATTTTAAGCCATTTCAAGGTaaacaaaattgaagttttcaaaatcagcctaatcgtgaaccacattggctttcaaccaaaccaaatgtTGTCCTTtctcatttgcaacaactcttctgaagacaccaaagcctgCCAACAAGGTTgttaaacgataaaattatcgatgcTCGATAACAATAACGATAGTTCTTGTGCCGTGGCCATTGCTATAAAGTATTTTGTTAAGtttgaataatttctaaaaaaaaactcaaataaattgaaaaagcatgcGAAATTAATTACCcgtattgaacattaaaaatatcatttttcattttattatttaggTTGCCTTATCAATTACCTTGGTGCAGatgttatcctgagctgagatatggctacctttcaacagctgatttgttcaaaatagggagagagtttactggtactaaggaaaacgaattggacagagaaggaagaaaattgcaaaaataaccttcgaaatagctaatAGATGTGGGATAGTTAAAGGAAAGGAGACATTACTTATTCTAATATCACAGCTCAAGGGGACAACCGCTGCAGCAGGGGATTGACTGAGGTGGCGCACCCCatccagaattaaaaaaaaaatcgaactaaTACagcatttgtgaaaattttacttctattcaaaataaactctaacaaatcttaaaaacgttacttaatccatggtgccttcctcacatttagagggtacactcaaagtaaaaagtatccttttttcaagttcacccgtcgtcaccctttaaaagggtatcgaaaatgtactgaatttgacatacccttttgaaagggtgacgccgggtgaactttaaaaaaggatagaaagtatcctttttgaggattaaaagtacccttttgagggatacttctgactttgagtgtaaTGCTAtctaaaatagatacaaaagggcggacctttcagtgttctatcaacttgattcattattcataccatcagattggttagtcagatcttcataatttaGGGTACTAacatgcttataacttttgacagggttgtcagatctgcaattttttgaactcgttgaaaatgtcttttgattacctatccaatgacaggtcgcatgatagatccggacaacgttttcatcgaattatctgagatccggcttctaaaaagttcataaattacacttaagtgcttataacttttgataaggttgccaaatctgcaatctattgaactcgttggaaaggtcttttgattacctttctaaaaatgtataacatgacggggtttcttactaaaaccaccctttttacaatcttccggacttttgttaaaatcgtttttttagcataacttttgaagtacttaactaaactttataattttcaatagcgacttatgggaccccaagacggatcgaatgagaccaaaacggtacaaatcgattcagccagtgccgagataatccagtgcaaatattttgatcaacatcccaccacacacacagacatttgctcagaatttgattctgagtcgatagctatacttgaaggtgggtctaggaggtcaaattaagaatttcgtttttcgagtgattttatagcctttcctcagtaaggtgaggaaggcaaaaacattcaaatattaATTCGTTTGATTGCagattaagaaaattttagtactttcaaaaaattacgatattttgtgaaaatttaagtattttacaaacatactttaaaaaagcgaaagaaaaaatacaaaattttgtttcgtttgacacccatattgcatattttgaatattagtgtacttttgaaaaaaggtattttgtgaacaattttgagaacatataagggaaatatacccattttaatcactctaagccgttcgaccaattctcatcatgtttgccattttccgctattaaatcaacattttcagatgtatcaacaatggagagttgcttgctcacttttgtttgagctactTATTGCTTTAGAACAgtcaaaacactttatgaaagctgtgattcatgttcaaagtgctgataggccgataatagaagtaggctgaaaaagggtaaaGTTCCCCtatatactttgaaacttgctaggttttcaaataatatattcttagtgaaagcattgaaaaaattaacatgatatggttgaatttttcgattttagaaagtttaaaaaatgagttatcgtccacTATCGGCGATTATAGTTATCGTCGTAAAGCATTATAAGCATtaatgaaatttcacgatttcgcggacagcgtgaaatccgggaaattttgctttttccaCGATATCCCGTGAAAtggtatgtttgtgtgaaactgtaactatATTTCTCataataatttatcaaactcaaataggaatgaaaATAATCTTAATAATTACTGCAAAGTTAAGCGGTAtgattactaatatagggttagtaACTTTTCACGTTTTCGTGTACGGCTTAagcttcgtgaaatttatcaattttctcaaatatttttttaaataacaaaataataaatatttgatccataaagactatttaagtaaattacattatttttcaattgaaaatttgaaaaaaatgaatttgaagatttgtttattttttttcagttttttagaaactaactaaatttcgttatattttctttctttgtaaaacatattttgctgccattttatttaaaaggtattgtttcaatagaaattcaaataatccagctttggtttattcaaaataaaatgaagagtattttttattttcaaataaccttttaaaaacatttaagatttttttcggggtcctgtttaattttaacaatatttgattttttgtgtggATGAGGAtggaaagatatttttttttgttttctgttctcattttgaattgatttcgatttcgttactaatcatattatttttggctactgattttaaattaagtgtTTGATGAGTGagatgaaaacattaaaaaatatttttaatgggcTAACTGttgctgaaaattcaaataattttactcattttggctgAACAAGATTGtttaatcttgctttgatattaaatttaatagaatgcaaatcagcgaaaacttgttagtcgaatatttaaaaaaagcagttcagtaaatgagaaacgcataccctacattttgtttcaaaaaatataaagagttcatccataaaccaggtggaaactttattgaaaattagGAGAATTTTGTATTTGTGTCACATATCCACATatatggaatattttttttcttacaagcTTATATTCAAGCTCTGGACAAAATGAGCTAAAGCTTAGTGAAAGATTTGAACTCAATTTGTAGTGCATTGGAGCATACCAAGCCAAATCCATTTAAAATCAATGAGATCTGGATTTGACCAATCTGGGGTTACGTTTACGATTGATTAGTTGATTTGCCAAAAACCTTGTATTCTTCGAATTTGACCTCAAGGATCCCAAAAGTGCAAAGCAAAAAGTTCTCGCTAAAGAATTTTGCAGAGTTTATTTCATCATCTCTTGCCATCTATCATTTCCTGCCGATTTGTCTGGAAGCACGGTTAGTATGGTTGCCATTTTTTGTTGGAAAGaactcttcggaaaagttgatcGCCGGAACACGAATTATAAGCTTTTAAGAGGTTTTGAGAATTACaaagaaatgtaaaaataagcaaataatAAAATGAACAAATGCTTCGGGTTATTGTTATGCCATTCATCTGAATATGCCGTGTAAAAGAAAGAACATTGAGTCAGTCAAAACCACTTTAATAATGGTACGTTTGTAACAACCCCTCAATTGCATTCTAAAAAAACAAGTCCAACCTGTACATTTTCTGTGGAAAACACCGAAATGATATATTGCAGCAACTCATAAAATTAGCAAAACATGATAAATAGAGTCGATCGTCAAACAACGATCATCAATTAGCTCGAACAACATTCCCGCGTTTCCTCGCGCTACAGATGGAGGTGTGATAAATAGCCAATTCACAATTACACATTACATTGTAAAGTTTCCAAGCAGGGAGTGGTTTGCAACCTTTTATTACAACCTATCACACATATCACAATTAGCCAAATTTACACCACGTGATCACGCCGAAACGTTACCCTCGATAATCTGCGTAACAAAACTCAACACTTCATCACCTGACTCGATGGAAAACCAGACAGACTGCTCCTATTCAGTGCAAAACGTGTGAAAAGTTCTCACGGTCGATGCCGCCGGGCTCATTATTTTAAGAGATATTGCAATTTATTTCTCACAGACAATCGAAGTTTCCACAACACCTTGCATTGGAAAATATCAACGATTTAGATAACTCTAAggggaaacaaaacaaaaaacactaaTTATATTCTAACATTCCGCCAATAACGAAGTCGGTCAcgtgtccccccccccccctccccctcaagGAATCCGGTACGGCGTTCCGGCGTTCGTCAGCTGGTCCAAGATGGACTTGTGCAGGTCCTCGATCTGCTGGTACAGATACGAGTGCACGTCGCCACTGCCCGAGTGATTGTACGAATTTCCTCGGTTGTCGAACGACGCAATGTTCCCGTCCTTGTCGATTTCCGCATAGCTCTCGTACTTTCCGCCCGGGAACTGGTTCGGCTCCTTTTCGACGGTCTTGGCCGTGGCCTTGCCGGCCGCGTCCAGACACTCGCGCGTCACCTCCACCACGTTGACGTCCTCCTTGGTGTTGTTCTTCACGATGATGCACTTGAACGACGCGTCCGGACACTTGAGCGTGTCGCAGAAGATTGTTCCTGGGGGGGCGGAAATGAAGACGTTAGATTTTGAAATGTCTAATTGTATGATAGGTtctttaattgaattgaataatgaTAGTTTTGGTAAATTTCAACGTATTCGGTAATGAAAGTTCAGTgtgtaattgaatttaatgaaaatacttatttcttaaaatattgcTATGCTactattttttatagaaaaaataacTATTAGACATTTTTAATATAACCTCAACTTGAGGTCAAACAACTGGCCGCAATCGAGAATAcagtttgaatttgaaatggaaaattaattttctaACTTGATGTTGGGACATTGATATGCACATTTTGTATCCCTcaaggctctggaaggcatcattcccgatcggccatttggcggccatgtttgttttagaaaaacatttaaatctggattcagaatgtttcaatcaaacaaaggttttctttgtgttgtttgtagaagcattttacataacgtgattattttttttatttcaatttactatttgtggactctgaattcagaaccatcattgacagctATTGCCCCAAgtgtgaaagaaaaaaaaaggaaggTGTGAAAGCCACCTTCTACGACCTTCACTTTCGGGGCAATGATTGTAAATGATGTTTCTAAACTTTCATAACTACTTTTTTATCCGTGTATTTAATGCTTCCAaatagtcctaatcataacatgaaactttgcagaagacatcaaaatcgatcagaaaatccctacTCAAGATAAAGATTTGAGTGGTTCATTTTGACCTAAGGAGATCGATCGAAGGTTCATTCAtaacaaatttatgaaattatttaaaaactttttttcggaattctagaTAACTGGTATAATAACAATTATATCTACCAACATTTGTATACCAAATTACATCGGTCAGGTATGTCTTTTTCTCGCTGAATGTTGAATAATAGGGTAAAGAAATCtctgaaatttcacaaatgaaCAGATTAACAAGTTTCACATCCAGGCAGGTTTTAGAGGTATACAACTACCTATAAAAAGGAAGCTCTTAAAGAACAAAATTATCAGTTCCAATTAGTCAGTTCCCatataaacaaagtaaatacaaataaaaagacAAGCCATTTCCAAAATTCCGCATTTTCAATCCATGAGTGTTCAAAAGACCTCTGATttgagtatttatttttttatcaaaaatagccGTTTTGTTCTGCAAAATTGCCATGTATACTAAGGCTTCactgaaatttcagccaatACAATTTCCAAGACCattatttttacataaactGTTGTTTATGGTCCAGAGAGGGATTTTGCTGAAGATATCGAAAAGATTCGTCCATTCTGAAAAAAGCACATCTGGCAGCATATCATCATAGCAAAACGTCATTTcgtgacgttttgctatacttaacaaacacacgaaacgaaactattggcactacgccccccggggcatggccttcctctaacgtgggatttctgctccagcgcctctgacgagacaggagaaaccgggaccgacgttttacttcaccatccgatagaagctcagtggataaggcgggaatcgaacccgcgtctcatagcatcatcgggatcggcagccgaagccgctacccctgcgccacgagaccactTAACAAACACAACAAGATGCTTTatggtgaagccgttgatcattttgaaagaaaattgatcatcactctaaaattctctgtattgaattcaattcaacgaatttctgcaccaaaatgaatcagcatgtgccggttggtgccttcttgaagccactgaaggaatttttgatcgaaatcaattgtgcttcaaaatttatataattttgtggaacaGTCATTGACgccctagttggcaatcattgattaatgacgatttccataacttagcaaggaatgggataatcgttaccaaaaagtatgagcatgtgtagggcactagtagaaggaattttgtcaaaatatttatgGGGAcgaaaaatttatatctttgtacatggcaatgatggaagttaaggttaatgttaacactccataggtcgcctccctaaggtgtcgtgataaggtccagtttctgacgatacactaccttccctttactaagcaatcgaatccagaagggaaaagatcaccagttgtgttggttcgagccgggatttgaaccccgatctaccgcttacggaAAGCGTTAcgactgggctacgtggctctgTCTCGGTGTTTTGATGCACACagtaaaaataagtttgaaacAGTTGTTAATACattattttaggcaaaattatgagtaaaaaagtgaatttcattagaaactgatgaaaatttcacGTTTTCCTGATGGAAAATTGAACGAATATGACTggcaactgtacggattttcaaACCTCTTAGGAGATTTTAAAACGGACGGATTTTTGTACGCATTATTTCGTATAATAAATCCGTATTATAagcaatttaatgatttaacaataaaaacgcgtttttgtaaatataaatTGACTTTGTTTTCGGCaagcagggttgcgaatgagcgagcgctcacggaaggcttgctcgctccagctggagcgtgagtttttatcaggtagctcgtgctcgctcacgctcaccggagcgttttgcgctcacgtgagctggtgagccaaagtaggtagttgttttttcctgttgaaggatttgcctgtttgaaacgaagtttctagaactatctcactgaaagaaaggcacatagcaatatcacatgtttcacaCATGAATCCGCCCCATACGACATAGCATGTGAATTTCATATGTAAAGCACTTGAAAAAATGTAATCTCGCGACACTGTGAATCCATGTGCAAAACACGTTAATTTTACAAGAAGCTCACATGACCTTGCAATGCAAATGCTCATGAAAATGATATGAATTTGTAGTAAAAATCAAACGATTTTCCAGTGACTTTCATATGATTAAATAATGAGTTTTGATTTCCGTATTTTTTCAActagatttatttatttaccactttaaaattgattatgcacaaatctacattttttttattatgtaaaaCACACAGAACCCACTCTCATGCTGCGTCGTAAGTGCGTGCGAGGCCGTGTCCGCGCGATCCGTTTATCTTGATGGCACTTCATGACGGACTACGGGAAGAATCGCTTGCAATTTTAGGCCAGCGCCAGAAAAAAGTTGTTGTCGCCGACCGTCGAATCATAGCGCGAATGTTCCGGATCACTGGATCCGGAGAGCGGATTCTGAAGCAGACCTTGAGCTGGCACTTGATTTCTGTAAAAAATAGgcgaaacattatttttataaaattttatcttctACTGGTCCATTTTTGTTTGTACTCACTTCTTAGTTGCTTTTTGCACTACTCAGggcttatttttaaacaaattttaaacaaaccgCAGGCCTTTTTCAAGCCGACAAGAAAAAATTAACCATCTTCGTCCGTGGCCATCTACTTCTACTTATGAAGATTTTTCCACCACACGCGTAAGCATTTAGAACTAACGTGATTTTCACTTCGAAACCAATGGATAAGTCGAATGGGGCAAATCTAAGTGCTTTTCCCTTGAAACTCACGTGAAAACCATTCGAAACAAACGTGAAGGGGTTTACGCATGCAATCAGCTGACTTCAAATGATTTTCACATCAAAATGACATGCGAAACACACGTAGGTCATAGGAAAAGCATGTGAATTTATTGTGTTGGTTTTTGAAGCAACTCACGTGAAAAAGcatttgattttgctatgttggtttttttcagtgctcagcacaggcagcaaaaacaaacaagaaagtggtcgaacaaacaaaagtaggcaatgaaatggattggatcagcgaaccgaaatttacgttctatttaaaagctagacatttttcgaacaaggaacaaaaactaaattcataatgtaaacattcattgacgtgaTTAGATGGactgtttgttcacaaatcaaatccatattggacCATTGTTGCtatgtacaaaaatatttacaaattatgtatattttatttatttttaaataattttttaaacagttacaatcatccatgttcaaaaaattatatataacttgtaattgaatgttttaagaggtttgattgcgaaattgttgaataaaatccacttgttggaagaagagccaaccttttcgtggttatttcaacccttaggaattttgaggcatatatttaaaaatagaactgtttcaaaaatgtaacccttttttctaaaatgtttgccaaataaagactaaccttatagaaatgattagccgtttctaaacactgaatcactgaaagatttaataaacggaataacttttttttaatggtagctcattctgacccgcactctggaaatgtagtcaaaacactAGATTAGAAtgtaatattttaatcaaccaagcatTTAACCTTGATTCGAACTTATCAAATcataaatcctcttgaatcaattcattgttttgtaagtttttctaaggtttcaaaaaaaagcaaattattcgctctacagcattgccttggcgttctcgattacgaggtTCCTACTCCTACTCTAAGGTTTACAggcccttttatttaggcgtctatacccctccgcccctctctgctacaataaggcctttaaattgtaaaatatttttacattcgactgtatgtctaaaaaactatttgacccttgcgaatccaaccttttatttaaaaacatgattgatgaaaataagctattccaattcatatttccacagccctactgcaccttacgcaaaaaaatccatctagaattgaaaaaaaaaactttctcaaaaacgttaaatgattagcgacacgtccaaaatgagcgctccgtgagcgaaatatg
Protein-coding sequences here:
- the LOC6035887 gene encoding uncharacterized protein LOC6035887 is translated as MNSQQVILCFGLVLAVGLSLADGAVVREKRQLNTLLTISGESNARIVNGTIFCDTLKCPDASFKCIIVKNNTKEDVNVVEVTRECLDAAGKATAKTVEKEPNQFPGGKYESYAEIDKDGNIASFDNRGNSYNHSGSGDVHSYLYQQIEDLHKSILDQLTNAGTPYRIP